Genomic segment of Aliarcobacter trophiarum LMG 25534:
GTTGGAGTTTATTTTGGGGTAAAAGTAGCGCTAAGCCCATATTTTCAATCTAAAATAAAAATGCAAAAAGTATGTGATACAAAAAACCTACCACACGACGAAACTAAGGTTAAGAAATTTTTTACACTAGGAACATTGGTATTTATTTTAATAATTATTTATGCTTTATATTTAATCTTTTTTGCAAATAGTACAAAGTTAGGAATGGCTACACTTTTTGGAGCTAGTTTTGGACTGATTATTGCAAAAGCACAAATCTGTTTTACATCTGCATTTAGGGATATTTTTACAACGGGAAGAAGTGAATTAGCTATTGCAATTATTATTGGTATGGCTGTTGCAACTTTAGGTGTGTTTACATATTTAAATATGGGGGCTACACCTAAAATATTTTGGACTGGACCAAATGTAGTTATTGGTGGGCTTTTATTCGGATTTGGAATAGTAATTGCAGGTGGTTGTGAGTGTGGTTGGATGTATAGAGCGGTTGAAGGACAAGTTCATTTTGCAATTGTTGGAGTTGGAAATATTATTGGAGCTACACTTTTAGCCTTTGTTTGGGATGATATAAGTGAACCTCTTGCAACATCTTGGCCAAAAATAAACTTACTCCAAGAGTTTGGTAATTATGGTGGATTAGTAGCAAACTATGGATTACTTTTACTATTTTTTATAGTAATCCTAGTTTTAGAAAAAAAATATTTAAGAAAATCAAGAAATAGATAAGGAGAATAGATGGAAAACAAAGAGATAATCCCAGATTATAGGATAGATATGCAAGGTGAACCTTGCCCATATCCAGCTATAAATACTCTTGAAGCTATGAAAGAGTTAAATGATGGTGAGATTTTAGAAATTATTAGTGATTGTCCACAAAGTATAAACAATATTCCAATAGATGCAAAAAATCATGGATATAAGGTACTTTTAATAGATAGTGATGGACCAACTATTAGATATATTTTACAAAAATAGATACTAAAAAGTATCTATTTTTTATTTTTTAAATACTCTATAAAACTATTTCAAGTATA
This window contains:
- the yedF gene encoding sulfurtransferase-like selenium metabolism protein YedF, with product MENKEIIPDYRIDMQGEPCPYPAINTLEAMKELNDGEILEIISDCPQSINNIPIDAKNHGYKVLLIDSDGPTIRYILQK
- the yedE gene encoding selenium metabolism membrane protein YedE/FdhT, encoding MEFLQNLRQNYLTKFWKPVPAVIALGILSAYYFGITGTYWAVTGEFTRWGGHFLQLFGVDVSSWGYYKLMSIEGNIFTRVDGVMIIGMFAGCIAAAFWGNNVKFRMPVNKLRVYQALIGGIIAGFGARLGMGCNLASFFTGIPQFSFHAWVFTAFMMVGVYFGVKVALSPYFQSKIKMQKVCDTKNLPHDETKVKKFFTLGTLVFILIIIYALYLIFFANSTKLGMATLFGASFGLIIAKAQICFTSAFRDIFTTGRSELAIAIIIGMAVATLGVFTYLNMGATPKIFWTGPNVVIGGLLFGFGIVIAGGCECGWMYRAVEGQVHFAIVGVGNIIGATLLAFVWDDISEPLATSWPKINLLQEFGNYGGLVANYGLLLLFFIVILVLEKKYLRKSRNR